A region of Pontiella agarivorans DNA encodes the following proteins:
- a CDS encoding methylated-DNA--[protein]-cysteine S-methyltransferase, with product MKCMTLEEARARLRAGHRVLDSALETGLPELEQALKPCVELEAASPGEIKAGGSGWTIRAGMAASPFGECLIAEAPRGICHLSFSQSLDASIGWKHLEEEWPNAALIRDDSRAGKWADSIFMNTNVSCGTAPPLRLFVRGTEFQIQVWRTLLQIPAGCLVSYKKLAARIDKPKAIRAVGSAVGRNSVGYLIPCHRVIRENGGIGGYAWGVERKRAILIQEASRLC from the coding sequence ATGAAGTGCATGACTCTTGAGGAGGCACGCGCTCGGTTGCGCGCGGGTCATCGAGTGCTTGATTCCGCTCTGGAGACGGGGCTTCCGGAGCTGGAGCAGGCGCTTAAGCCTTGTGTTGAGCTGGAGGCTGCATCGCCGGGTGAAATAAAGGCTGGAGGTTCCGGGTGGACGATTCGTGCGGGGATGGCCGCTTCTCCTTTTGGGGAATGCCTGATTGCGGAAGCCCCACGAGGAATCTGCCATCTTTCATTCTCTCAGTCGTTGGATGCTTCTATCGGCTGGAAGCATTTGGAAGAGGAGTGGCCCAATGCGGCATTGATCAGGGATGATTCCAGGGCCGGGAAGTGGGCGGACAGTATCTTTATGAATACGAATGTTTCCTGCGGAACTGCTCCACCTTTAAGGCTCTTTGTTCGGGGGACTGAATTTCAGATACAGGTCTGGCGGACGCTGCTTCAGATTCCGGCAGGCTGTTTGGTCAGTTACAAAAAGTTGGCGGCCCGGATTGATAAGCCGAAAGCTATACGGGCGGTAGGTTCGGCGGTGGGTCGGAATTCAGTGGGGTATCTTATTCCGTGCCATCGGGTTATACGTGAAAATGGCGGGATCGGCGGCTATGCCTGGGGTGTGGAGCGTAAGCGGGCTATTCTTATTCAGGAGGCCTCCCGGCTCTGTTGA